The nucleotide window TTAATAAAAAAGCAGGTAATAAGTATTACTACTAGCAATGCATACAGAAATTGATATGTTTGGGATTTATGCAATTAGTTAAGAGGTTTAAAAAAATATGGAGTGTAATTCTGTAAGAGATCTGGATGGCATATTTTTATAAGATCTTTTAAGACCAAATCTGGCCTAGCTGTTCCTAATTCATAGTATAAAACGCCACCCGTAGCACCAGAAGTGTTAACAAACGAATAAATTGACTTATTCTTAAATGCATCAAAGTTGGTGTATAACTCACTGGCTTCTTCAAGTTGTTTATAGCTAGAATAGTAGGATGGACTTAACCAAATATCTGCATGTTGGGCTTTTTCTAAAACAACTTCAAAACTTAGGGCTAAACTTCCGTTTCCAGAGGTGTCACTCCATAAATAATTAACATTAGCATCTTTTAAAAATTGTGCTTCTGGACTAGAACCATTTGGTAAATACCACACGTCTTTATGCATTGCACCACTCAAAATTGTTGGTTGTTCTTTTGCATTAGCAGCTATTTTTTTAGCCTCTAAATACTCACTTTCAATAGTATTAAAAATAGAATCTGCTTTTTTCTCTTTATTGAACAACACTCCAAAAAACTTTATCCATTCCGCTTTAGCTAGTGCTGAATACTCTACCCAATCACCATTATAAATTACCGGAATACCAGATTTTTTAATCGTTTCAAAAGTTTTGTTGACACCATCTACGCCAAATCCAATAACAACGTTTGGGTTTAGTTCTAACAACACTTCTGTATTAATACCTTCGTTTTTACCAAGTTCTCTAACTAGTCCATCGTCAATACGTTTTCTTGTTTTTTCAGAAGAAATGTAATCTGTGCCTGGAAACCCTACCAATGTTTGTTCTACATCTAGTAATTCTAATGCTGGTATGTGAGTTGTTGAAGTTACAACCAGTTTTGTAATGTTATCCGTAATTACACCATCATAAGCATCGCTTGGAAACGTCATTACTGCGAGCTGTTCTTTAGAAGCAATAAGATATTTATATGTTTTTTTTGCTTCTGGCCATGGACTATTAATCGTTAAGATTTTGTGGGTAGAATAATCTTCAACAGCAAACCCTTTAGCATATTTTAATATTAAACTGCTTTGATCTTTGCTTGGCAAATCAGGAAACGTTCTTAACGATTCCTTTTCTTCCTTACAATTAAATAGGAATGTGAATAATAGAATAAAAACAAGTGACTTTCTCATCTATTTAAAATTAGTCAATAGTTTATGATTTAATTTTTTTTAGGAGCAATGAACCTAGTTTTCCAAATGCCCATTATGGGCTTTTATATGTAACTATTGTAACTCATTAATATGTTTGTTAATTGTAGTTTTGTTAAAACTTCAATAATGAGAGACGATTCAAATTTAACCATATATATTATTGCAGGAATTATAATTGCACATTTTTTAGTGGGTTTTATCTATCTCATTTACAAAATGAATAAGAAAAACCACAAATAAACCTTTCATTTTTTAAGATTACATTACTTTTACGCCGAAATCTGGTTTTATTCAATTTTTTTGAATGAATTAAAAGGGAATTTGGTGAAAATCCAAAACTGTTCCCGCAACTGTAAGTTTATGCCGAACTGTTGTTTCGGCACCTCAAAATAGAGGTTATTATTTACTTCAATACCACTGAGAGATTGCCACAGTTGACTGAAAAAAAGTCAACTTCGCAATGACATTCTTGGGAAGGTGAAATAATAAAGATAAGTCAGGAGACCTGCCAATTTCAACAAAGAAGTCAAACTTTCGGGATAAAAGTTTACTCGGTAATTGAGATCTAGGTCTTTTTATATCCTTACTCAGTATCGCTGTATGTTCTCTCGAGCAATTAATGTATTAAATGAACAAAACAAAATTGTTTTGTAGCATACTTGGTTTAGGTATGCTCACAATTGGATCTGCACAAATTAAACAGGATTCAGTTAAAGTAGAAAAACTAGATGAAGTTGTATTATCAGATTCTCGCTTTGCGCTAAAACGAGAAAATTCTGGTAAGGTTATTACAAAAATCACCTCTAAAACATTAGAGAAATTACAAGGGCAATCGGTAGCCGAAATCATTGGAAGAACCGCTGGAGTAGAAATTAATGGTGTACGCAGTAATGCAGGGCAAAATCTCAGTTATTTGGTACGAGGAGGTAGAAATCGTCAAGTTTTAATTATGATTGATGGAGTACAAGTTACCGATCCGTCGCAAATTGCAAACGATTACGATCTACGCTTTCTCAATGCAGATCAAGTAGAGTCTATCGAAATTTTAAAAGGTGCCTCGAGCACGCTTTATGGTACTGGTGCTGCAACAGCAGTAATTAACATTAAGCTAAAAGAAGCTTCTAAAAAAGCATTTAGCCTTAATTTAAGAAGTACGCTTGGTACTAATCAATCTGCAGATGAAGATGCCTATGCCTTAGAAGACTTTAGAAATAGTGTTACTGTAAATGGAAGTTTAGGAAAGTTTAATTATTTGGCAAGTTTTGGTCATCAATTTACCGATGGACTTTCTGCCATTGCCAACGGAAATGAGTCAGATGCTTTTAATAGCAATAACGGTAATTTAAAACTTGGTTACAGGTTTAGTGATAGCTTTAGATTAAATACCTATGCGAGCTATGATAATTATAAAGCAGATTTTGATGACAGTTTTGGAATGATGGATGCTGAGAACGTATCAATATCTAAACAATACAGAATAGGCGTATCACCAGAATTTAAATACAATAATGGAAGCATTACTGTTAACGCAGCTTATAATGATGTTGAACGTGATATTGAATCGAGTTTTCCATCAATGTTCAATGCTCAAAGTGTTATTGTCGATGCCTTTAACCGTTATAATTTTAGCGATAAATTTTACACTGTTTTAGGTCTTAATTATCAAGACAATCAAATGGAAAGTTTTTCAATTCCATTTGGTGAAACTGAGTTTAGCCAGGCAATTGACCCAGAAACTGCACAATTTACAATTACAGATCCGTATGCCAATGTGGTTTATGTTTCGGATTTTGGATTAAACGTCAATGCTGGTTTAAGGCTAAATAACCATAGCGAATACGGGAGTCATTTGGTATATAGTTTAAATCCATCATATAAGTTCGATGTTGATTTTGGTTACATAAAGGGTTTGGCGAGTTATAGTACCGCTTTTATTACACCATCTCTGTTTCAGCTATTTGAGCCAAGCTTTGGAAATGCAGACCTAGAACCAGAAGAAAACCAAACTATTGAAGTGGGAGCGGAAGTATCTGTAAAAGGCAAGGCAACATTTAGCTTGGTTTACTTTAACAGAAACGAAGAAAACTTTATTGATTTTGTAGATACAGGAGATTTTGTTTTTCAGTACCGAAATATTGAAAAATCATTTACGGCAAGTGGTGTTGAGTTTGTTGCACAGGTAAAACTGTCCAAGGATATAGACATTAACTTAAATGCAACATATACGACTTTAGATGAGGATTTAAGCCTAAGAATACCTGAGATTAAAATTAATACAAGGTTAGACTACAGCTTGTCAGAACAAATACAAACGAGTTTATCTTATCAGTATAACGATCAACGTGAAGACGTTTTTTTTAATAATACAACGTTTGAAAACGAAGTTGTTACCTTACAATCTTACGGTTTGTTAGATTTTAATGTAAACTATATAATCTTACAAGATAAACTGTCGCTCTTTGCAAATGTTACAAATATCTTTAATGAAGACTATCAAGAATTATTTGGTTTTAGTACTAGAGGTAGAGGAGTTAACCTTGGCTTTAATTTAAAACTATAGAGAATAAAAAAGCCGCTTACAGAGCGGCTTTTTTACTTAATCTTCAAACATTAAACTTTCAATGGGCGAAAACTGAATTTGTTTAATTAACGGTCTAAATTCTGGCTCTATTGGTGTTATAGCTGGTCTTCCTCCTGTCGTGATTTCTACAATGGCAACCGCTAAAAGTGGGTCTGACGAGGTCCCGAGAGTTCCTAAGTCTCCAGGTGTTTCAACATAAAGAATATCTGGTGTTAAACCTATTGCTGGGACCAAGACCTCATTAACGTTTGTTGAGTTAGCAGTAAGAGGAATCAATGCGTAATTATGCCCTGCATTTACATTCTGGTTGCCAAAATTTTGAGAGTCAAACACTAATCGGTTAGATTGTGTTTTGCCAGCTGTGTTGTCCCCAATATGTACTACCTCAATATATGGCCTAAGACTATTAATTATCAACTCGCTGGCAGAAGCAGAGCTGGCAGAGGTTAAAACATATACTTTATTGAGGTTGAGACTGTTAATGCCTGCGCCATTTGAAAGTGAATTTGTGAATTCGTAATCTCTATTCTGATTTGCCTGATTATCGTTATAAAATAATTTTGAAAATATTTGGCCATTAAACTGACCGGTAATCATGCTTGCCAAGTGCACAGCGGTTTGTATGCTACCACCACTATTGTATCTTAAATCTAAGATCAGCTCCTCAGCACCTTCTGCTTGAAACTGCGCAAATGCAGCGTTTAATTGACTATCAAAAGTACTCGTAAACCCATTATACATTAAATAGGCAACATTGATATCAGAAAAATTTAAAACTTCTGCAATATGCACAGGATTTTCAGTATAATTTTCTTTAGATAACGTTACACTGTCGTTATTTAACTCAATAGTGTCATCATCAACCTCTGGTGTACCATTACTATTATAATTCGCAAAATTCAGGGTATAAGAATTCTGACTTAATAATTCAATTCTGTTATCAACCGTTAAGTTAATTCCATCTACAGCTCTAAAAATTTGTCCGCGCACAAGTCCCAAATTATCAGCTACGCTATTATTTAAAACTAAAGTAATAGCTCCAAATAATTGTGTTTGGCTTCCTGGAATAAAAAACAGTCTAAATTCTAATCCGTTTGTTAATATAGTGCCTTGCTGAGCGTTTAATACATCAAGGTAATTTGGCACAATAACACTAAACGGATCCAAGGGATCAAATCTTAGTGTAGTAAATAAGTCCTCAGGAGTATTAAAACCATCGAGATATTCTTGGTATTCTTCAGTTTTATCATAGCGATTATCTATACCATTTATTCCAAACCTGTCATTAGATAAATCAGGAATATTATCATTGTAGAGATAATAAGCGTTCATGGCTTTCCAAACAAAATCTTTAATGTCCGTGTTTGCAACAACATTATCGTCTTGGTCTTCAAAACAGCTTGTTATAACCAAGCACAATGCAACGGTTAGAATAAATGATTTGGCAATTTTCTTTCTTATGGTTTTCATAGTGTCTTTTTCTTAATGATAGCAATGCTTTACATTATGTCTGTAAAACTCTAAATTTACTTACATTATTATAAATAAAAAAACTTTGTAACAAATTGTAATGTATGTCGTCGTAATGTTGAAGGTTTATAAAAACACCTTTTTTATCCTAAGTATACCTTAGGTAACCACCAATCAAAAAAAAGTAATGAAGCAGGCAGATTTTGTAAGCTTAGTAATGCCATTTAAGGATAAAGTATTTCGTTTAGCCAAGCGTTTATTGGTGTCGCGAGAAGAAGCAGAAGATGCTACACAAGAAATACTGCTGAAATTATGGAAAAATAAAGAGAAGATAGAAAACTATAATAATGTTGAAGCTTTCTCTATGACAATGACAAAGAATTTTTGTTTGGACAGACTAAAATCTAAGCAAGCACAGAATTTAAAAATTGTTCACAGTAATTATACAGATAACAATGCGTCATTGCAAAAACAAGTTGAAGCTAAAGATAGTGTCAACTGGGTGTCTCGTATAATGGAAGATTTGCCCGAACAACAAAAAATAATCGTACAACTAAGAGATGTTGAGCAGTATGATTATGCAGAGATAGCTAAAATGTTAGATATGAATGAGACCGCAGTGCGTGTCAATCTATCGAGAGCAAGAAAAACAATAAGAGAAAAATTAACTAATACACATCAACATGGTATTAAATAATATAGAAAAACTAATAGAAAAGTATAATAATGCAGAAACAACTTTAGCAGAAGAAGCTACGCTAAGAGATTACTTTGCAAGTGATAATGTTGCACCGCATTTAGAACATTATATACCTATGTTTGCATACTTTTCACAAACGCAGCAAGAGCAGTATACCAAAGACGTTCCATTAAAACCTAAGAGAACAAAATTGTATCAATGGATTTCTGTCGCAGCAGTTACAGTTCTTATGCTTGGTCTTATTGTTCCACCTATTCTTGGTCCTTCAGAAGAAGAGATAAAACAAAAGGAATTAGCCATGGAAACCTACAATAAGACCATGGAAGCTTTAAGTTTAGTTTCCATAGGAATGAATGAGGGCAAAGAGCAACTTAATTCATTAACACTAATTTCAGACAATCTCAATCAAGGATTAGAAGAAGCGAGTAGGCTAACAAAGTTTTCAAAAGCCACAAACAGAATATTTAAAAACAAGTAAAACACACAAACTAAGAATTATGAAGAAATTAATTGTAATAATCGCACTTATTTTAGCACCAATGTTATCTGGAGCACAAAGTATTTTTGATAAATATGAAGATATGAAAGACGTGACGTCTATCGTAGTTACTCAAAAAGCTTTCAGAATGTTAGCTACTATAGATCTAGATGTAGATGATCCTGAAGCAAAGGAATTCATGGAAATGGTAAAAAAGATTACAGGTCTTAAAGTATTTACAACTGGAGACCAAAAAATATCAGCTGATATAAAAAATACTGTTGATAAATATCTAAAATCTTCAGATCTCGAAGAGTTGATGAGAATCAAAGATGGAGAGCAAACAGTTAATTTTTATGTTAAGGAAGGTAAAGATGAAAATCATGTTAAAGAGTTACTAATGTTCGTTTCAGGACTAAAAGAACTTACAGAAGGACAAGACATAGAAATAAACGGTAAAAAACGTGAGATAGAAACTGTTCTTTTAACTTTAACTGGTGATATAGATTTGAGACAGATTTCAAAATTATCTAGCCAAATGGATATTCCAGGTGGTGATCAGTTAAAAAAGGCAGGCGAAAAAGGTAAAGAGTAATATATTATGATACAATCAATCAAAAAATTAATAGTAATGTTGTTTTTGGTTGTGGCTTACACAAGCTGCAACCAAGAGCCAACGTTGCAAACCTATTTTGTAGATAGTGAACCCAAAACAGGTTTCTTTTCTGTAGATGCGCCAGTTAGTTTGCTAAATTTAGAAGAAGTTAAACTTACTAAAGAACAAAAGGAGGCTTATGAGTCTATAGATAAGCTCAATGTTTTAGCTTATAGAATAGATGCCACAAATATAGAGGAGTACGAGTTAGAACTAGCAAAAGTTAAAACCATTCTAAAAAATCCAAAATACGAAGAGTTAATGAGAGGTGGTAACAGTACAGACGGTCGTTTTATGGTAAAGTTTATAGGTGAGGTAGACCATGTTGACGAACTAATTCTATTTGGAAACGCAAAAGACAAAGGCTTTATGGTAGCAAGAGTACTTGGTGATGATATGAATGCTGGCAAATTAATGTCCCTTCAATCGGTCTTAAAGGATATGGATTTTGAAAACGCAAATCTTAAAGGTATAACAGACTTTTTTAAATAAACTGACAGATATTTAAAATGTTAATGAGAATCGTCCTGGAGTTTGTCTTCAGGACTATTTTTTTTGGCATCATTTTTTAGAGCGTGCCAAAAAGCAATAATTAATAATCCACCAAAAAGCGAAAATAATAAGGCTTTAATAATAAAATATTCCAGCACCTCAAACATTCCGGCAGTAAAAAAACCAATTGTAATTATGGCAATGATTATTAGTGCTATAGAATTTTTGTTTATCGGAAAAAGTCTCATTTATATACCAGTGTAGTTGCTTGGTGTTATTGTTTTTAATTCAGATTTAATAGCATCTGAAACCTCTAAAGTATCAATAAATTCAGAAATTGATTTTTTATTAATTGCTTCATTGGTTCTTGTTAGCCCTTTTAAAGCTTCATATGGGTTTGGGTAACCCTCACGACGCAGTATCGTTTGAATAGCTTCAGCAACAACTGCCCAATTGTTTTCTAAGTCTTGTTCAAATTTAGAGGCATTTAGAAGTAATTTGCCCAGTCCTTTCAAAGTCGATTTAAAACCAATTATAGTATGGCCAAAAGGTACACCAGCATTTCTTAAAACCGTACTGTCTGTTAGATCACGCTGCATTCTAGATATCGGTAGCTTCGCCGCAAGATGTTCAAAAATGGCATTGGCAATGCCCAAG belongs to Winogradskyella sp. J14-2 and includes:
- a CDS encoding ABC transporter substrate-binding protein, with amino-acid sequence MRKSLVFILLFTFLFNCKEEKESLRTFPDLPSKDQSSLILKYAKGFAVEDYSTHKILTINSPWPEAKKTYKYLIASKEQLAVMTFPSDAYDGVITDNITKLVVTSTTHIPALELLDVEQTLVGFPGTDYISSEKTRKRIDDGLVRELGKNEGINTEVLLELNPNVVIGFGVDGVNKTFETIKKSGIPVIYNGDWVEYSALAKAEWIKFFGVLFNKEKKADSIFNTIESEYLEAKKIAANAKEQPTILSGAMHKDVWYLPNGSSPEAQFLKDANVNYLWSDTSGNGSLALSFEVVLEKAQHADIWLSPSYYSSYKQLEEASELYTNFDAFKNKSIYSFVNTSGATGGVLYYELGTARPDLVLKDLIKICHPDLLQNYTPYFFKPLN
- a CDS encoding TonB-dependent receptor plug domain-containing protein, coding for MNKTKLFCSILGLGMLTIGSAQIKQDSVKVEKLDEVVLSDSRFALKRENSGKVITKITSKTLEKLQGQSVAEIIGRTAGVEINGVRSNAGQNLSYLVRGGRNRQVLIMIDGVQVTDPSQIANDYDLRFLNADQVESIEILKGASSTLYGTGAATAVINIKLKEASKKAFSLNLRSTLGTNQSADEDAYALEDFRNSVTVNGSLGKFNYLASFGHQFTDGLSAIANGNESDAFNSNNGNLKLGYRFSDSFRLNTYASYDNYKADFDDSFGMMDAENVSISKQYRIGVSPEFKYNNGSITVNAAYNDVERDIESSFPSMFNAQSVIVDAFNRYNFSDKFYTVLGLNYQDNQMESFSIPFGETEFSQAIDPETAQFTITDPYANVVYVSDFGLNVNAGLRLNNHSEYGSHLVYSLNPSYKFDVDFGYIKGLASYSTAFITPSLFQLFEPSFGNADLEPEENQTIEVGAEVSVKGKATFSLVYFNRNEENFIDFVDTGDFVFQYRNIEKSFTASGVEFVAQVKLSKDIDINLNATYTTLDEDLSLRIPEIKINTRLDYSLSEQIQTSLSYQYNDQREDVFFNNTTFENEVVTLQSYGLLDFNVNYIILQDKLSLFANVTNIFNEDYQELFGFSTRGRGVNLGFNLKL
- a CDS encoding S41 family peptidase, whose translation is MKTIRKKIAKSFILTVALCLVITSCFEDQDDNVVANTDIKDFVWKAMNAYYLYNDNIPDLSNDRFGINGIDNRYDKTEEYQEYLDGFNTPEDLFTTLRFDPLDPFSVIVPNYLDVLNAQQGTILTNGLEFRLFFIPGSQTQLFGAITLVLNNSVADNLGLVRGQIFRAVDGINLTVDNRIELLSQNSYTLNFANYNSNGTPEVDDDTIELNNDSVTLSKENYTENPVHIAEVLNFSDINVAYLMYNGFTSTFDSQLNAAFAQFQAEGAEELILDLRYNSGGSIQTAVHLASMITGQFNGQIFSKLFYNDNQANQNRDYEFTNSLSNGAGINSLNLNKVYVLTSASSASASELIINSLRPYIEVVHIGDNTAGKTQSNRLVFDSQNFGNQNVNAGHNYALIPLTANSTNVNEVLVPAIGLTPDILYVETPGDLGTLGTSSDPLLAVAIVEITTGGRPAITPIEPEFRPLIKQIQFSPIESLMFED
- a CDS encoding RNA polymerase sigma factor, which gives rise to MKQADFVSLVMPFKDKVFRLAKRLLVSREEAEDATQEILLKLWKNKEKIENYNNVEAFSMTMTKNFCLDRLKSKQAQNLKIVHSNYTDNNASLQKQVEAKDSVNWVSRIMEDLPEQQKIIVQLRDVEQYDYAEIAKMLDMNETAVRVNLSRARKTIREKLTNTHQHGIK
- a CDS encoding DUF4252 domain-containing protein, coding for MKKLIVIIALILAPMLSGAQSIFDKYEDMKDVTSIVVTQKAFRMLATIDLDVDDPEAKEFMEMVKKITGLKVFTTGDQKISADIKNTVDKYLKSSDLEELMRIKDGEQTVNFYVKEGKDENHVKELLMFVSGLKELTEGQDIEINGKKREIETVLLTLTGDIDLRQISKLSSQMDIPGGDQLKKAGEKGKE
- a CDS encoding DUF4252 domain-containing protein yields the protein MIQSIKKLIVMLFLVVAYTSCNQEPTLQTYFVDSEPKTGFFSVDAPVSLLNLEEVKLTKEQKEAYESIDKLNVLAYRIDATNIEEYELELAKVKTILKNPKYEELMRGGNSTDGRFMVKFIGEVDHVDELILFGNAKDKGFMVARVLGDDMNAGKLMSLQSVLKDMDFENANLKGITDFFK